From Enhydrobacter sp., the proteins below share one genomic window:
- a CDS encoding TauD/TfdA family dioxygenase, with the protein MTVTITPLTPGFAGEVGAIDLRRVDDRATLEAIRAGMDRHAVLVFRDQDFTDQEQLDFARRFDGTLHARTSSAAIGGNRFGNEALADVSNVGADGRIRDADDRKRASAVANRLWHTDASFVDPPGRYSMLSARVVPPVPADTEFADMRAAYDALDAETRATIEGLRVFHSIVHSRHVLGFDFSEDEKQKLEGAVHPLVRTIPGSGRRALYLASHAAHVVDWPVPEGRLLLRDLIDHATQKPFLYRHVWRPHDFVIWDNRCTMHRARPFDDKTHRRELRRTTSLDLPLPASAQA; encoded by the coding sequence ATGACCGTCACCATCACGCCGCTCACGCCCGGGTTCGCCGGCGAAGTCGGCGCGATCGACCTGCGCCGGGTCGACGATCGCGCAACGCTGGAGGCGATCCGCGCCGGCATGGACCGCCACGCCGTGCTGGTGTTCCGCGACCAGGACTTCACCGACCAGGAGCAGCTCGACTTCGCCCGGCGCTTCGACGGCACGCTGCACGCCCGCACCTCCTCCGCGGCGATCGGCGGCAACCGGTTCGGCAACGAGGCGCTGGCCGACGTCTCCAACGTCGGCGCCGACGGCAGGATCCGCGACGCCGACGACCGCAAGCGCGCCTCCGCGGTCGCCAACCGGCTGTGGCACACCGACGCCTCGTTCGTCGATCCGCCGGGCCGCTACTCGATGCTGTCGGCGCGGGTGGTGCCGCCGGTGCCGGCCGACACCGAGTTCGCCGACATGCGCGCCGCCTACGACGCGCTCGACGCGGAGACCCGCGCCACGATCGAGGGGCTGCGCGTCTTCCACTCCATCGTCCATTCGCGCCACGTGCTGGGCTTCGACTTCAGCGAGGACGAAAAGCAGAAGCTCGAGGGTGCCGTCCATCCGCTGGTGCGCACCATCCCGGGCTCCGGCCGCCGCGCGCTCTATCTCGCCTCGCACGCCGCCCATGTCGTCGACTGGCCGGTGCCGGAGGGAAGGCTGCTGCTGCGCGACCTGATCGACCACGCCACGCAGAAGCCGTTCCTCTACCGCCACGTCTGGCGGCCGCATGACTTCGTGATCTGGGACAATCGCTGCACCATGCATCGCGCCCGGCCGTTCGACGACAAGACCCATCGCCGCGAGCTGCGGCGCACGACGTCGCTCGACCTGCCGCTGCCGGCGTCGGCGCAAGCCTAG